In a single window of the Nicotiana tomentosiformis chromosome 10, ASM39032v3, whole genome shotgun sequence genome:
- the LOC138900090 gene encoding uncharacterized protein has translation MTVTQYEARFVDLAPNATILPPTERERVRRFIDGLTFTVRIQMAKETRSDISFQTAVDIARRIEMVRAQERGAVSDKRPRHSGSFSGASSRGRDTFGRDHPPRPFQSAL, from the coding sequence atgactgttacccagtacgaggctagatttgtggacctagctcctAATGCCACTATCTTGcctcctactgagagggagagagtgaggagatttattgatgggctcactttcactGTTAGgatacagatggccaaggagaccagaagtgatatttctttccagacggccgtagatattgctagacggatcgagatggttcgtgctcaggagaggggggcggtgtctgataagaggcctcgtcattctggTAGTTTCAGTGGCgcctcatctagaggtagggATACCTTTGGTAGAgaccatcctcccaggccatttcagtcagcgctttag